A genome region from Arachis duranensis cultivar V14167 chromosome 8, aradu.V14167.gnm2.J7QH, whole genome shotgun sequence includes the following:
- the LOC107462682 gene encoding thylakoid lumenal 19 kDa protein, chloroplastic, translated as MASPTMFSSPSSILSFSSSSTTTTTTTTTTPKPSQQLLSPLLPSSKQTLTKLTAAAAIATILTAAPAPSIASSEPSYRVYYGTAASAANYGGYGGNSSKKDSAEYVYDVPDGWKERLVSKVEKGTNGTDSEFYNPKKKSEKEYLTFLSGFRQLAPKDAVLNNLALSDVDLQDLIANAESLTSEEVKDDQGQLYYVYEIDGVGTHSLISVTCAKNKLYAHFVNAPTPDWNRDKDMLRHVHESFKTVGSY; from the exons ATGGCCTCCCCTACCATGTTTTCATCACCGTCTTCCAttctctccttctcctcctcttccacCACAAcaaccactaccaccaccaccacaccAAAACCATCTCAACAACTTCTCTCCCCACTACTTCCATCGTCCAAGCAAACATTAACAAAGCTGACTGCCGCTGCAGCCATAGCCACCATTCTAACCGCCGCACCTGCACCTTCCATTGCATCCTCAGAGCCTTCGTACCGTGTCTACTACGGCACCGCTGCCAGCGCCGCAAACTACGGCGGATACGGTGGCAACTCTAGTAAAAAGGACTCTGCTGAGTATGTGTACGACGTCCCTGATGGATGGAAGGAGCGTTTGGTCTCTAAAGTTGAGAAAG GCACCAACGGAACAGACAGTGAGTTCTACAACCCAAAGAAGAAATCGGAGAAGGAGTATCTAACTTTCCTCAGCGGGTTTCGCCAGCTTGCCCCAAAGGACGCAGTGTTAAACAACTTGGCTCTCTCGGATGTTGATTTGCAGGACCTCATCGCGAACGCGGAGAGCTTGACCTCTGAGGAAGTGAAAGATGATCAGGGACAATTGTATTATGTTTACGAGATTGATGGGGTTGGTACTCATAGCTTGATCTCCGTAACTTGTGCTAAGAACAAGCTATATGCTCATTTTGTCAATGCTCCTACTCCTGATTGGAATAGAGACAAGGACATGCTGAGGCATGTTCATGAGTCTTTTAAGACAGTAGGGTCCTATTAG
- the LOC107462649 gene encoding B3 domain-containing transcription factor VRN1-like: protein MLHSRFFKAILKTNLQRIKIPNKFSRRHGSALSNPVFLKPPDGTLWKVYWTKKNSDEVWFVKGWKEFTKNYSLNEGYLVVFKYEETSQFDVIILETNDLEIDYSKYETVNRNGKCDQRDEKTVGILKEIPVKNNDAGKRLTLFSPQPHMKVRGESSTRRRTSSLNWPKELKAQEIAQKFISYNPFFTLFIKPNYLTEYQVNVPTLKGYIEDKVKDVALKVGERQWQVKLLPCRSSARRLSGGWSLFVHENGLQAEDVCVFELINMEDSVFKVHVFKR, encoded by the exons ATGTTGCATTCCCGTTTCTTCAAGGCTATACTCAAAACTAATCTTCAAAGGATT AAAATACCCAATAAGTTTTCAAGGAGACATGGAAGCGCTCTTTCAAATCCAGTGTTTCTTAAGCCTCCAGATGGCACTCTATGGAAAGTGTATTGGACAAAAAAGAATAGTGATGAAGTTTGGTTTGTAAAAGGATGGAAGGAATTTACCAAAAACTACTCTCTTAATGAAGGATATTTAGTTGTGTTTAAATATGAAGAAACTTCTCAGTTCGATGTAATCATACTTGAGACAAATGATCTAGAAATAGATTATTCCAAATATGAGACTGTGAATAGAAATGGCAAATGTGACCAGAGAGATGAGAAAACAGTTGGAATCTTAAAGGAAATCCCTGTAAAAAATAATGACGCTGGAAAAAGATTGACATTGTTTTCTCCTCAGCCTCATATGAAAGTCAGAG GTGAGAGCTCTACTCGAAGAAGAACATCATCTTTGAATTGGCCAAAGGAACTTAAAGCTCAGGAAATAGCTCAGAAATTCATCTCCTATAACCCTTTCTTCACACTGTTCATAAAGCCAAATTACCTCACAGAATACCAAGTG AATGTACCGACTTTGAAAGGTTACATTGAGGACAAGGTGAAGGACGTGGCGCTTAAGGTTGGGGAAAGACAATGGCAAGTAAAGTTGCTCCCTTGTCGCAGCTCGGCTCGCCGCCTCTCAGGTGGTTGGTCCTTGTTTGTCCATGAGAATGGGTTGCAAGCTGAAGATGTTTGTGTCTTTGAACTGATTAACATGGAAGATTCAGTTTTTAAGGTTCATGTTTTCAAAAGGTAG